In Bactrocera oleae isolate idBacOlea1 chromosome 5, idBacOlea1, whole genome shotgun sequence, a genomic segment contains:
- the LOC138857601 gene encoding chromosome-associated kinesin KIF4-like, which translates to MEGKNKISSVGDVDNVRVAVRIPPLVSSECDRGCQEAVKHVGESPQVIVNRSDTFSFNYVFDARDTQKYIYDEIVKALLDKFFPGFNATILAYDQTGSGKTHTMGTAFDGELDENAGVIPRIMSDIFEGIN; encoded by the coding sequence ATGGagggtaaaaataaaattagttcagTGGGCGATGTTGATAATGTACGTGTGGCGGTACGCATACCGCCACTTGTGTCATCGGAATGTGATCGTGGTTGCCAGGAGGCTGTAAAACATGTCGGCGAATCTCCGCAAGTGATTGTGAATCGCTCGGATACATTCTCTTTCAATTATGTATTCGATGCACGTGAtacgcaaaaatatatatatgatgagATCGTAAAGGCTTTATTAGATAAATTCTTCCCAGGATTTAATGCTACAATACTGGCTTATGACCAGACTGGTTCTGGCAAGACTCATACTATGGGTACGGCATTTGATGGAGAATTGGATGAAAATGCTGGCGTTATACCACGTATTATGAGCGATATTTTTGAAGGAATCAACTAA